In Tripterygium wilfordii isolate XIE 37 chromosome 23, ASM1340144v1, whole genome shotgun sequence, one genomic interval encodes:
- the LOC119992766 gene encoding MDIS1-interacting receptor like kinase 2-like, with protein MMLPCKPFCKTCQQALCLLAIVLLSSFQVLASTPSATSFTSGRNEPEALLKWKASLSKHNQSLLHSWVVANETCHWEGVTSSKSRSIVHLDLSSHSLRGTLHSLNFSSLPNLLTLDLGNNLLSGTIPFNICSLSKLTILILSNNKLSGNIPSDIGLLNSLSVCDLGANFLSGVIPPEIGNLKSLSWFALYEKNLKRIISTTMGSLRNLTNLYLHENKLSGSIPTEIGNLRLLNELDMSSNSLNGTIPASIGNLTNLSIIYLYENELFGSIPQEIGKLRNLSDLGLSRNILTCFIPVSIGNLSNLFNLYLYENNFTSFIPEEIGSLDSLNEFDLSFNNLTENKLSGTVPTSIGNTTKLTELGIFENNFTGHLLEHLCHNGSLKKLVVHDNHFEGPILKSLKSCTSLVRVRLERNHVVGTLSESFGIHPHSTYINLSDNNLHGKVLPKWGRCGNLTSLQMVRNNISGQIPLELRKAINLCLLDLSSNRLVGEIPKELGKLTSLFKLELSGNQLSSYIPTEIGILSNIAFLSLGANSLIGSIPRELGDCKKLLLLNLSFNGFLEGVLPEIGKLVYLKRS; from the exons ATGATGCTTCCATGCAAGCCATTCTGCAAAACATGCCAGCAGGCTTTATGCTTACTTGCCATTGTCTTGCTTTCATCCTTCCAAGTCTTGGCTTCCACCCCATCTGCAACTTCTTTTACTTCTGGTAGGAATGAACCAGAAGCCCTTCTCAAATGGAAAGCCAGCCTCTCCAAACACAAccaatctctcctacattcatGGGTCGTCGCCAATGAGACTTGCCATTGGGAAGGAGTCACTTCCAGCAAATCCAGAAGCATCGTCCACTTGGATCTCTCAAGTCACAGTTTGAGAGGTACACTTCACAGTCTCAACTTCTCATCCTTACCTAATCTCCTTACTCTTGATCTAGGAAATAATTTGCTTTCCGGAACCATCCCTTTTAACATCTGCAGCCTCTCCAAACTCACCATCCTCATCTTGTCCAACAATAAACTCTCTGGAAATATTCCTTCTGATATAGGTTTGCTGAATAGTCTTAGTGTATGTGACCTTGGTGCAAATTTTCTAAGTGGCGTTATTCCTCCAGAAATAGGAAACCTCAAGagtctctcttggtttgcttTGTATGAAAAGAACCTCAAACGCATTATCTCTACAACTATGGGGAGCTTGAGGAACTTGACAAATCTTTACCTTCATGAAAATAAACTTTCAGGTTCCATACCTACAGAAATTGGGAATCTTAGATTACTCAATGAGCTTGACATGTCAAGTAACAGTCTAAATGGGACAATTCCTGCTTCTATTGGGAACTTGACTAATCTATCCATTATTTACCTTTATGAGAATGAACTCTTTGGCTCCATACCTCAAGAAATAGGGAAACTAAGAAATCTTTCTGATCTTGGTTTGAGTAGAAACATTCTCACATGTTTTATCCCTGTTTCCATTGGAAACTTGAGTAATTTATTCAATCTTTATCTTTATGAAAACAATTTCACAAGTTTCATACCAGAAGAAATTGGATCTCTAGATTCACTCAATGAGTTTGATTTGTCATTCAACAATCTTACCG AAAATAAACTCTCTGGGACAGTCCCAACTTCCATTGGAAACACCACAAAGCTCACGGAATTGGGGATATTCGAAAATAACTTCACTGGTCATTTACTAGAACACCTATGCCACAATGGATCACTTAAGAAACTTGTCGTCCATGATAATCATTTTGAAGGTCCAATCCTGAAAAGCTTGAAAAGCTGCACCAGTTTAGTGCGAGTCAGGTTAGAGAGAAACCATGTTGTAGGAACTCTCTCAGAAAGTTTCGGCATACATCCTCACTCAACCTACATAAATTTGAGTGACAATAATCTGCATGGCAAGGTTTTGCCGAAATGGGGACGTTGTGGCAATCTCACAAGCTTGCAAATGGTGAGAAACAATATTTCTGGTCAAATTCCATTGGAGCTTAGAAAGGCAATTAACCTTTGTTTACTTGATCTTTCCTCAAACCGTCTTGTTGGGGAGATTCCAAAGGAATTGGGAAAGTTGACATCATTATTCAAACTTGAGCTAAGTGGCAATCAACTTTCAAGCTACATACCTACAGAGATTGGCATTCTGTCAAACATAGCATTTCTCAGTCTTGGAGCCAACAGTCTAATTGGATCTATTCCAAGAGAACTAGGAGATTGCAAGAAGCTACTATTATTGAATTTGAGCTTTAATGGATTCCTGGAAGGAGTTCTGCCTGAGATTGGCAAATTAGTCTACCTCAAAAGGTCTTGA